The DNA window TCCCCACTGGCCGAGAGGGCGGCGGCCGCCGCGTGGTAGGCGGAGTTCCTCGTGAAAAGCAGCGAACGGTCCTCCAACCACTGCTCGTCGAGACCGTTCTCCCCCTGGTAGCGCCGGTCGTCCCGGTACTCCAGGGTGTTGACCGGTTGCAACTGGTGCGGGTCCCCGATCACCAGCGCCCGCTTCGCCCGGTACAGCAGCGGGATCAGGTCCGGGATGGTGCACTGGCTGGCCTCGTCCACGACGACCAGGTCGAACAGCCCCGGGTTGGGTGGGAACACGCTGCGCACCGAACGGGAGGTTGTGGCCCACGCCCGCACGGCCGCGAGTAGTTGGGGGATCCCCTTCCAGGACGTGGCACCGGAGTTGAGCGCCTGCAACCGCGCGTCAATGGCGTCCTGGCCGCCGCGTATCCCCGCGGCGACGTTGCCCACGAGGTAATTGGAGCCGTCCTCGCGGCGCCCCTCGCGAACGGCGGTAACGGTGTTCCGGGAGGACTCCGGAGCGGGGTGGTCGGCGAGGACCCGGCGGGTGTGACGCCACTCGCGTTCGGTGTGCAGGAACCGCAGTACGGCGACGAGTTCGTCGTCGGTTCCGCGGATTCCGAACCGGCGCCGGACGCGCCACCGGTACCACCAGCCCGACCAGCGGTTCTCCAGGGCCTTTTCGATCCGGCTGGCCCAGGTATCCACTTCCGCGTCCGGGAAACTCGCCGGGGTGAGTGCCTCCGGCAGCCGCGCGCGCTCGCGTTGCCGCACGGGAGACAGCACCGCGAGCTGGTGCTCGGCGGTGGCGGTCCCTCCCAGATTGGCCTGTGCGACGCTGAGCCGCTGTTCGTGGTCGTCGAGGCTTTCCGCCGCGGTGCGGACATCCGTTGCTCCGAACCGCGCGTTGCGCAGGGTGGTGAGGATGTCGGGTTCCTGTTTCCGCCGGTCGGCGTTTCCCGTCCGCACCACGAGGTCCGCCCCGGGCAGCAGCGCGTTGGCCCGGTTCACCACCTCGTCGACGGCGGTGTTGTTGGTGGAGGCCACCAGTACGGACTGCCCATCGGCCACGGCCGTCGTTACCACCGAGGTGATCAGTTCGCTCTTACCGGTGCCGGGAGCACCGGTGGCGACGGTGAGCCGCCTTTCCATCGCCGCGTGCAGGATCTCTTCCTGGGCGCTGTTGCTGTTTCCCGTGATGACGGGACGAGGGGAACGCGACCACGGTCCCGGACCGGTGTCCCCGCCCAACGCGGCGAGCGCGGTGCTGGGGATGCGGTCAGTCTTCAGGGCGTGATCCCCCCGCACGTCGAGGTCCCGCACGAGTTGCTGTACCGCCGCGTCCGCCCTGTCCGCGCGGTGGAGCACGGCGACGTTCTGCGCGCCCTTCCGGTACGGCTTGGCGAGGTCCAGTTCGCGGCGCAGCTCTCCGGGGACAAGGTCGTGGACGCGGGGCAGGTCGAGCCGTTCGCACACGCTGCGTGCCTTGTCGCCGAGTCCGGCGACTCCGGTACCGGCCCAGTCCGCCTCGAACCAGGTGAGGAACTCGTTGAGCTCGTCCGGGTTGTACTCGGCTATCGAGGTCAGAACGGCCGTGTTGAGCATGGGTTCGCTCACCGGGACGAGCTGTTGCTCGCCGTCGTCCGCCACGCTGACCTCCAGGTCCATGACCAGGAGTGGTGCGATCTTCCAGTCGCGTCTCCCGCCGTTGTTCAGCGCCGCCGCGTCGAACAGCACCGCCGGGTAGCCGTACCGGAGCATCTGCCCGCTCCTGCGCGCGTTGGCGGCGAGGGTGGCGGCTTTGCCCGTGGGGCTCCACTGTTCCCCGGCACCGCTGAGCAGCTCCTCCGATCCCATGTCGCAGGCGGCCACCTGGGTCCCGTGCACGTCGGGAAGCTGTTGCAGCACACTCTGCCGCGTGAGGCAGGAGTGGTAGTAGGAGAACAGGGACTTCCACTGCTGGACGTCCAGGGGGGCGTGGGGGTCCCGGTTCCGGGCGTTTCCGGACTCGCGTGGCTGTGCTCCGTGGCCGTTCCCGTCCCTGTCGGCGGTGCGCGCGGTGGGAGCGGGCCTCTCGTGGTGCCCCGGTGAGGCCGGTGTCGCGGTCAGGGAGTCCACCCGGCGGGCGAGTCTGATCGAGCCGTGCGTTTCCAAGGAGAAGCCGGTGACGCGTTGGCCCCCGAGGCTGTCCACCTGCCGGTGCACGTACTGGTACAGGTCGGAGGTGTCGATCCAGCCGTCACCGTTCCCGTCCGGCCCCTCTCCCGCCAACGCGCGGGCGACCGCGGCGCTGAACGGCGACGGCGTCGGCTTGGTCGAGTTGTCGCCCTCTTTAGCCTCCTGTCCGGATCCGGCGGCCGCGAGTACGTAGGTGCCTTCGCCGTTGAGGAACTCCCGTTCGACATCGATGCCCTCGTCCCCGTCGTCCCGGGTGGTGAACCCGTCGGCGAAAGCGCCGCTGTAGCAGCAGTCCAGCAGCAGGAGTTTGCTGTTGACCCGGGAATCCTCGAGCATCCGCTGCAACTTCTCAGCGGAGAGCCCGGTACTTGCCAACAATTTCTTGGACGTGTCACGAAGCGCCAGGTGCAGCCTGCCCCGCTTGTTCTTCACTCCGTGGCCGGAAATGGAGATGAAGACGAGATCATCCGGCATGCCGTTAAGTACCTCCTCCAGGATCGAGGAGGCTTCCGCGTAGGTCGGGTCGATCAGCACCTTGCGTTCGTCGAAGTGGCCGTTGTCCCGCAGCGCCGTGTCGATGGCATCGACATCGGCGGTCGGCGAGCGAAGGTTCGCGTAGGCGGGATCGTCGTAGGTGTTGGTGCCGATCAGTACCGCTGTGCGTGTCACCGCTGCCCGTCCTCACTGACGTTCTCCGAGGAAGACGCGTCCTCCTCCAGCACCGCGATGTACCTCTTCACCTCGTTCTCGGTGGTCCGCCCCGTCATCTGCAGTTTCCTGCCGTTGACCTCCAAGGTCACCGACTTTTGGGCGCTGGTCTCCAACCAGGTCTGGACCACCGCGACGATGTGCGGGAGGACCCTGGCGACCGCGAATCCCGCCAGGGTGACGGCGCCGAGGAGGGTGGCGGCGTCACCGCGCGTGCCCGACGGACCCTCTGTCTCGGCGAGCTCGACGCGCTCGATGTTGAGCTGTTCCAACTGCCGCAGGAGGAACCTGGTGTGCTCGTCGGCTTCCTTCTCGGTGACATCGTCCTCGAACTCGATGCGCGCCTTCATCTCCGGCACTGAGCACTCCATCGTGTCGTGTTCGCCAACATACGATCGGGCCGCGGAAAGCGGCTGACGGCCCCGCGCCTTCTCTAACACCGATTCAAGGTCGACACGCCGGGATCGCCGCATCGTGGCCGAAACCGGCCACAGTGCGTGCTCGTCCCGGTCCGGAACAGTTTCCCGGCTGACAGCGGGAGCCTCAACCCGCGCGCACCCCGCCGGCCGCCGCGCGGCTCACTGGATCTCCTCGGCCTCGCAGTGCAGGGCCAGCAGCAGCGCCGCCGCCTCCGCCGGGGAGGTGATCCGGCACCCGGTGAGCTCAGCCAGCCGGTTGAGCCGGTTCAGCACGGTGTTGCGGTGGCAGTACATCTCCCCCGCCGTCTCGCTGACCGACCCGGTGCGCGCGTAGGCGGTGAACGTCGACACCAGCCGTTTCCGCTCGTGGGTGGGAAGGTCCTGGAGCGCCCCCGACAGTTCGTGGGCCAGTACGGGACCGAGTTCACCCATGCGCGCGGCGGCCACCGGCGCCCACGCGTCGCGGAGGGTGACGGGCCCGGTGGTGGTGTCGTCCAACGTCGCCGCGACGGTCTCCGCCGCCCGCAGCGCGCGCGGCACACGTGCCAGCCCGGCGGCCACAGGCCCGAGGGCGCACGGGACGCTTTCCAACCAGCGCGGCGGCGCCGCTCCCCCGGGCGCGGCGGCCAGCTGGGACGCGCCGGACCGCAGCGCCAACAGGACCGTCCCTCCCCCGTGTTCCTGGACGTGGGCGAACGCGGCGGCTGGTGCGGCGGTGGCCGCCGCGCGCAGCCGCTGTTGCTGTCGCGGCAGCCGCGCGACCGCCACCGTGAAGGCGGCCTCGGGGTCCACCCGCAGAGCGGTTCCCACCTGGGCGACAAGTTGCTGGTCGCGGCCCTCGGAGGCCAGTAGTCGTCCCACGAGCGCGGCGCGCTCCCGCTCCCGCGCCCGGGCGAGCACGGCGGTCTCGTCGAGATAGGCGGTGTGCACACGCACGGTGTGGAACTCCACGGCTTCCCACACCCGCACGGCACCGCGCGTGAGCGCGGGCAGTTCCTCGGGCGGTATCCGCTCCAGCATCGCCGTCCACAGCAGCCGGAAGTCGGTACGTACCGCCTGGAGGAGCTCTTCCAAGGGGACGTTCTGGTGGACGCGCCGCCGGCCGAGGTCGGCGGAGATCCCGTGCAGCCGTTGCGGCAGGGGGAGGTCCCCGATGAGGCGCAGCAGCAGTTCGAGGCTGGTGTGGGCGGTCGAACGCAGGTCCTCGTGCGGCACGGTCTCCTGGTAGCCCTCGAACCGCGCGACCTCACCGGTGTAGCGGTTCACGAGCTCGTCGAGGTCCGCGAGGCAGTCCCGCACGACCCTGACCAGCGCCTCGGTGGCGGGCGGGCGGTCCAGCGGGGCGGCGCCTCCGGGATCGGCGCGGGGTGCGTCAGCGTCGCCGTACTCGGCCGAATTGTGCATACGCCCATTATCACCGCCGCAATGCGCTGCGATTCGTCATTGTTGGCCAGGTCACCCCACCGGCACCGTGGAACCACACGCGTTTTCACCCGTCATGTCTGTTTCTGCCGTTGTCCGGCGGGTTCGGCAGCGGGCCACGACACCCACGACGGAAGGGACCGGCACATGCACCTCACGCCGCGGGAACAGGAGCGGCTGCTGCTGTTCACAGCGGCCGACCTGGCCCGTCGACGCCTCGCGCGGGGAGCCAGCCTCGGATCGACCGAAGCGATCGCGCTGGTGTGCGACGGCATCCAGGAGGACGCCTGGGACGGTCTGACCCTGCAGGAGGTGGTGCGGCGGGCGCAGCAGGCCGTGGCACCCGAGAACCTCCTGCCCGGCGTCCCCGACGCCGTACCGGAACTGCAGGTCGAGGCGCTGTTCCCGCACGGCTCCTCCCTCGTCCACGTTCCGCGCCCGTTCGGAGCTCCCGGGGAGGACGGGGCCGGCGCGGTACGCACCCCGGCGGGCGAGGTCGCCCTGGCACCGGGACGCCCGCGGACCTCACTGGAGATCCGCAACACCGGCGAGCGCACGGTCTGGCTGTCCTCCCACTTCCCGCTGGAGGAGGCCAACGCGGCACTCGAGTTCGACCGCGGGGCGGCCGCAGGGCACCGCCTGGACCTGCCCGCCGGCACCTCGATGGAGTTCCCCGCCGGAGAGTGCCGCACCGTCACCACCGTCGCACGAGGAGGACAGCAGTGAGCCGGATGCCGCGCGCCGAGTACGCGAACCGTTACGGACCCACCGCGGGAGACCGGATCCGCCTGGCCGACACCGACCTGTGGGTGAGCGTGACGGCCGACGACACCGAACCCGGGGAGGAGCTACTGGGCGGGTGCGGCAAGACCGCCCGCGACGGTCTGCTCGTCGCCGGCAGGGCCCCGCGCGACAGCGCGCTGGACATGGTCATCCTCGGCGTGCTGCTACTGGACCCGCTGGCGGGGGTGCGCAAGACCAACATCGGGATCAAGGACGGCCGGGTCGTCGGTACCGGCCGCGCCGGCAACCCCGACACCGCCGACGGCGTCGAACTGGTGGTGGACTCGCACACAGCGATGATCACCGGGGAGGGCATGATCGCCACCCCGGGCCTCATCGACTCCCACGTCCACCTCTCCAGTCCCGAGGTCGTGCCGGCGGCGCTCTCCGCGGGGGTGACGTCCCTGGTCGGCATGGGCATCGGCGGCGTGTGGGACGTCGGCGCGAACCCGGCGCCCAACCTGCACAACCTCATCGCCGGGTGGCGCGACGTACCGGTCAACGTCGCGTTCCTCGCCCGCGGGTCCTCCTCCTCGTCCGACCTGCTGGAACGCGCGGTGCTGTCCGGGGCCGGCGGGTTCAAGATCCACGAGGACTGGGGCGCCACACCGGGCATGGTCGACACGTGCCTGGGAGTGGCCGACCGGGCGGACCTTCCGGTGGCACTGCACACCGACACCCTCAACGAGTCCGGATACCTGTCCGACACGCTGCTGGCCACCCGGGGGCGCAACGTGCACGCCTACCACGTGGAGGGCGGCGGCGGGCATCCCGACCTGCTGGAGATCGTCGGCCAGCCCCACGTCCTGACGTCCTCCACCACCCCCACCCTTCCGCTGACACCGGCCACCGTCGATGAGCTGCTCCCCATGACGATGACCGTGCACCGCGGCCACCACGGGGTGGAGAGCGACGTGTCCATCGCGGCGAGCCGCGTGCGGGAACACGCCATCGCCGCCGAGAACGCTCTGCACGACCTCGGCGCCATCAGCATCGTCAACTCCGACTCCATGGGGATGGGGCGCATCGCCGAGACCGCCCGCCGCACCTGGCAGCTCGCGCACACCCAGGCGCACCTGGCCGGCGAGGCGGGTCCGGAGGCCGACAACAACGACCGGGTGCTGCGCTACCTCGCCAAGATCACCCTCA is part of the Haloactinospora alba genome and encodes:
- a CDS encoding caspase, EACC1-associated type, coding for MTRTAVLIGTNTYDDPAYANLRSPTADVDAIDTALRDNGHFDERKVLIDPTYAEASSILEEVLNGMPDDLVFISISGHGVKNKRGRLHLALRDTSKKLLASTGLSAEKLQRMLEDSRVNSKLLLLDCCYSGAFADGFTTRDDGDEGIDVEREFLNGEGTYVLAAAGSGQEAKEGDNSTKPTPSPFSAAVARALAGEGPDGNGDGWIDTSDLYQYVHRQVDSLGGQRVTGFSLETHGSIRLARRVDSLTATPASPGHHERPAPTARTADRDGNGHGAQPRESGNARNRDPHAPLDVQQWKSLFSYYHSCLTRQSVLQQLPDVHGTQVAACDMGSEELLSGAGEQWSPTGKAATLAANARRSGQMLRYGYPAVLFDAAALNNGGRRDWKIAPLLVMDLEVSVADDGEQQLVPVSEPMLNTAVLTSIAEYNPDELNEFLTWFEADWAGTGVAGLGDKARSVCERLDLPRVHDLVPGELRRELDLAKPYRKGAQNVAVLHRADRADAAVQQLVRDLDVRGDHALKTDRIPSTALAALGGDTGPGPWSRSPRPVITGNSNSAQEEILHAAMERRLTVATGAPGTGKSELITSVVTTAVADGQSVLVASTNNTAVDEVVNRANALLPGADLVVRTGNADRRKQEPDILTTLRNARFGATDVRTAAESLDDHEQRLSVAQANLGGTATAEHQLAVLSPVRQRERARLPEALTPASFPDAEVDTWASRIEKALENRWSGWWYRWRVRRRFGIRGTDDELVAVLRFLHTEREWRHTRRVLADHPAPESSRNTVTAVREGRREDGSNYLVGNVAAGIRGGQDAIDARLQALNSGATSWKGIPQLLAAVRAWATTSRSVRSVFPPNPGLFDLVVVDEASQCTIPDLIPLLYRAKRALVIGDPHQLQPVNTLEYRDDRRYQGENGLDEQWLEDRSLLFTRNSAYHAAAAALSASGDDVLWLDEHYRCHPDIVTPVNRRFYGNRLAVRTRTDKLASTHDPALRWIDVRGAPDRPGGFSCRNQGEAQRVIELLRELWRELPDDVDIGVVTPFAAQLRELRSRLGERAEERIRCGTIHTFQGGERDVIVVSPTAATGADTRPANWAVQQQNLWNVAVTRAKSRLYVVGDRGYWSACQGLLADLANARDDGDDTDPSRDEARTALFGALRDRGSEPRVGTRIGGYHCDLYVPTSEGGVAVLVDWAGAGDPVAPAPGRCLQRTLDRVALFGTVSGLPTLRVPAWRCLTEPDTVAREVVSAHPHGNAQGPEQPSPLVEVPRS
- a CDS encoding helix-turn-helix domain-containing protein; translation: MHNSAEYGDADAPRADPGGAAPLDRPPATEALVRVVRDCLADLDELVNRYTGEVARFEGYQETVPHEDLRSTAHTSLELLLRLIGDLPLPQRLHGISADLGRRRVHQNVPLEELLQAVRTDFRLLWTAMLERIPPEELPALTRGAVRVWEAVEFHTVRVHTAYLDETAVLARARERERAALVGRLLASEGRDQQLVAQVGTALRVDPEAAFTVAVARLPRQQQRLRAAATAAPAAAFAHVQEHGGGTVLLALRSGASQLAAAPGGAAPPRWLESVPCALGPVAAGLARVPRALRAAETVAATLDDTTTGPVTLRDAWAPVAAARMGELGPVLAHELSGALQDLPTHERKRLVSTFTAYARTGSVSETAGEMYCHRNTVLNRLNRLAELTGCRITSPAEAAALLLALHCEAEEIQ
- the ureA gene encoding urease subunit gamma; amino-acid sequence: MHLTPREQERLLLFTAADLARRRLARGASLGSTEAIALVCDGIQEDAWDGLTLQEVVRRAQQAVAPENLLPGVPDAVPELQVEALFPHGSSLVHVPRPFGAPGEDGAGAVRTPAGEVALAPGRPRTSLEIRNTGERTVWLSSHFPLEEANAALEFDRGAAAGHRLDLPAGTSMEFPAGECRTVTTVARGGQQ
- a CDS encoding urease subunit alpha, giving the protein MPRAEYANRYGPTAGDRIRLADTDLWVSVTADDTEPGEELLGGCGKTARDGLLVAGRAPRDSALDMVILGVLLLDPLAGVRKTNIGIKDGRVVGTGRAGNPDTADGVELVVDSHTAMITGEGMIATPGLIDSHVHLSSPEVVPAALSAGVTSLVGMGIGGVWDVGANPAPNLHNLIAGWRDVPVNVAFLARGSSSSSDLLERAVLSGAGGFKIHEDWGATPGMVDTCLGVADRADLPVALHTDTLNESGYLSDTLLATRGRNVHAYHVEGGGGHPDLLEIVGQPHVLTSSTTPTLPLTPATVDELLPMTMTVHRGHHGVESDVSIAASRVREHAIAAENALHDLGAISIVNSDSMGMGRIAETARRTWQLAHTQAHLAGEAGPEADNNDRVLRYLAKITLNPAIAHGMAHEVGTLRPGSIADIALWKPATFGAQPEMVLKSGFVAWGASGSGSGSTRLTQPRTMGPYFGGLGAAPRRLSTVFVSSECLEDSAARAALPDGVNYTVVRGSRGLSRADMVGNTATPEVRVPTGPDPVRVDGRPVDVHRAAELPLTRAQNLA